The DNA segment ATCCTAGAGCCTAGAGCCCAGGGTCCTAGCGTCCGACCTGAAGTACCTCCAGGACGACCTGCAACTAAAGAAAGCCAACGTGTACAGGTCCATACCCTACTCGCGGCTCGGCTCCAACAGGGACGCTCACTGCTACAGGAAGGCGTATCCTCACTTAGTCGCGTTCAAAGTGAGTACATGTTTGTGTAAACGATGACACTTTTTGGAACCCTGCAGGTTTAATGTTACTTGTTTACTGTCCAATTCTCATTTGCAGGGAAgtgatgttttattttagaCTTTTAAAAGGAGCCGTTGGCTGTTTGAGCACACCCCTTCAAACTGCTCCATATGTTACCTGGCTCTGGGTGCTTCATTGTGTCGTCCTAAGCCTCCTTATCCTCCCCCCTCAGGTTTCGTGTCAGGAGTGGGGCCAAGTTCTCCTGAGGAACAAAGAGTGGGACGCCGCGTTGGAGCACACACTAATGGCGTGGCGCTACACCAGCGAGTTGCCGCAGTGGGACACGGCGAACCACAACGCTCTCCGAGAACAGTGTTACAGCATTTTGGCAGCTCACAGCGTCACCGCTCTCCAGCACTACCACCCTGAACCCAACAGAGGACGCGAGCTGCTCAGAAGGTTAGTTTTTAAGGCCTGTGAACAGCCCACATACAGATCCTAAGCAATACTTGGACTGTCCTTGACTAAAGAAATTCTCAGTCAAGGACAGTCCTGACCTCCACAGATAGCTAGCTCAAAGGTGTTTACTTCTTAATTTAAGTTATTTGCTTTTATCTTACATGCAGCAGGCGCCTAGTTCAgaaaaattcagaggtgcacgacCAAGCGCTGTGACAGCTTGCAGAGCTTTCGTGCTTTATGCACAgtacgtgatgatgtcatttttggcTCGCGCATCCTTGCACCAGGGACACTACCGGAGCATAAACCTGGCTTAACACTCATACGATCTTGTCGACTGATTAGTTGGTTTAAcggacagatctgtgaaactgagtttctccacaaagaatcacacaaaagcaccactttaaatgttgtgtttaccagagatgtgcgcataagtttcttggaaataagtcattcagcatgaaaaaagcataaaaaagcaGACTACTTGACTAACAGGGTGAAGCCCTAAACAATACATATATTAGTGTCCATATTGACACACAATCACTATCCTTTGTACCAGATTAAGGGAATACACAGCAAGGGAATTATCATGTGAACAGCTCAGTTTGGTTGCTTAACCACATAAAACTCAACCTTTTTTTGCTCAACCCTCAGTGTTTTTCAGTCATGCACACATCTGGAAGGTCAGAGTGAACCAGATGCGAAGTGGTTAAAAGTTGCCTAagtttccttttattttgtgGCACTAATAAGAAGTGTACTGCACGCTGCCCACATCCTTATGAACGTTAACCTGATCCTTAAACAACAAAGGTCAACTTCAAGGCTACAGCAAACCTTTCTGTATTATGATTATGCATTATTATGACCACAATGTGGTCTATGTGGTATCTCCCAAATTCACAGCTTAAACTGTGACATACTTGATATTCTATCATCTTACCACGTTCTCTTGGCTGACGTGTTGGCAACCGATTTCCGACTTATATATCCAGCTGAAGCGATGCAACATGGGCGTCCTACTGGAGTCCTGTCTCGCCATCTGTTGAATGTAAGTTCACACctttttagctctggtttggtgcACCAACCTCTGAGGAACTTAGCTGCTAAAAACTCTACTTTTATACAGTGTAGAATATTTTGTATGTGTATTATGCTCATCAGTCATTTTAATTATTCTAGCAGCTAAAGTATGATTCCGAGTACATTATCAAAATGATGGTTGCTTACATTCTGAGGTAGCTGGTGAGGTAAACTTGCTAGCTACGAATTTGCTTACTACCTAGCCTCTTAATGAACTATAAAGCCAAGATGTTAGTCAAGAAGGATATAGTTATAATATGCTACgattggccagtctgcgttCAAGGGGCGGGGACTTAGCAAAGTGTCAATTGAGAAGGCATCCATGTGAAACCTGTCTAACAGATGAGTcttgtgtttctctgtctctagGTTGAATATGGCTCAGTTGCACAGCCAGTCAATTGTGCCCTGCATTCAGGAGTTGCGGAGGATTATGGGATGTGCTGACGACTCCTCCATGGACACAAAATAACACGGGAAAACGCTTTCAAGCTACACCCAAGTGAAAAGTGTGCTTTCTAGAAATAATTTATACGCGggccaaaaaacattttacatgctGGTGTTTGTTTGGAAAAACCACAACAGTATTCTTCCAAAGGGCAGGGTAGCAGCTGAGAATGTGCCTCCAAACAATACAGGGTTCAAAAGGTAATGAAAACTACCGTCTGAATGGTTGATATGTAATAAACCCTCTTATTTATTCACACTGCAATTTTTATATCAACTGGAAAGTATTGTGAGGGTAACATTTGTTGCAAGGCACACCTCGTAATGTATTTATGTTCATATGTTAACCTGTTTTCTTTTTAGAGAAGCATTCATTCTGAGAAATGTTGCGTTCACTTGGTGCTGGCAGcgataataattaaatatttgtataattttgTATAGAATAACTTTTGCATTGACCAATGACATGTTATATGGCCTTCCTTGTAGCTTtataagggtgtgtgtgtgtgtatatatgtcttCACAATACTTGAAACTGCGGCCTTTGCCGTCTTTGACtatgttttatatgtatgtCTTGTTTATAGAGAATCGTCTGTCACTGTTTGCACTGTCGCTGTTTGTCCTGAAAACTTGAAAATGTTTGATAAAATAGACCCCTAATTTCAATAAAGTCGTTACTTTGCTATTGAAACACTTGTTCATCTGTTGTGGcctcaaacaggaagtcagaatatttttatttgtactgtgtttatatgttttaaTCCTACTTTTTAAGGAGATAATGCATCAAACAAATGTGTATGCTCACTGTATAGTTTTGTAGTTGTCTGAAATAGATTTGTAGGCTGTGGATGTTGATTAGTAGTCTGGGATGTCTGATTTGTAGACTGCGTTTGTAAAGCACCTTGATTGCAGACTGCTGCTCTTTAAACATGTCCCATTGTAGAAGATAATCGGACTAATCAATCAATGCATTGATCATTTGTCCActctgtgcctgtgtgtgtgtgcactcagcTGCTCCAGTTACCATTTTACACCACTAGGTGGAGCCCATGTTGCACCGTTTCCCAACATCCAGTGTCACTGCCTGCCATCAGTCAGGCTTGTGACTTCAATAGAGAAGCAACATTAATACCGCTGTAGAAACAGCTGTTGCCATTGCA comes from the Sebastes fasciatus isolate fSebFas1 chromosome 24, fSebFas1.pri, whole genome shotgun sequence genome and includes:
- the LOC141763041 gene encoding uncharacterized protein LOC141763041 isoform X2 is translated as MEEAVCQPRRALMEIPAPQPKIAARMRRSYLEILSARLTPSLPRGRNTAANTKRGHSLDLSIGGLWSGRLEEQCDKMDEHHTPLTKQQLVQLIRSLILVEQSLEPRVLASDLKYLQDDLQLKKANVYRSIPYSRLGSNRDAHCYRKAYPHLVAFKVSCQEWGQVLLRNKEWDAALEHTLMAWRYTSELPQWDTANHNALREQCYSILAAHSVTALQHYHPEPNRGRELLRRK
- the LOC141763041 gene encoding uncharacterized protein LOC141763041 isoform X1, producing MEEAVCQPRRALMEIPAPQPKIAARMRRSYLEILSARLTPSLPRGRNTAANTKRGHSLDLSIGGLWSGRLEEQCDKMDEHHTPLTKQQLVQLIRSLILVEQSLEPRVLASDLKYLQDDLQLKKANVYRSIPYSRLGSNRDAHCYRKAYPHLVAFKVSCQEWGQVLLRNKEWDAALEHTLMAWRYTSELPQWDTANHNALREQCYSILAAHSVTALQHYHPEPNRGRELLRRLNMAQLHSQSIVPCIQELRRIMGCADDSSMDTK